One genomic segment of Novisyntrophococcus fermenticellae includes these proteins:
- the nrdD gene encoding anaerobic ribonucleoside-triphosphate reductase: MICIIKKDGTKEPFDAAKIVRAVNKSAHRILYTFSQEEIDFICKFATEHANSLGKKDILIADMHNIVEGALEKVNPSVAKSYRDYRNYKVDFIHMMDEVYTKSQSIRYIGDKSNANTDSALVATKRSLIFNELNKELYRKFFMNRNELQACKDGYIYIHDQSARLDTMNCCLFDVANVLRGGFEMGNVWYNEPKTLDTAFDVMGDIILSTAAQQYGGFTVPEVDKILAPYAKRSYDKYRNEFLKYSDESWSGREEKAIEYAIDKVRRDCDQGWQGIEYKLNTVGSSRGDYPFVTVTLGLGTEPFQKMISVSLLQVHQGGQGKEGHKKPVLFPKIVFLYDEVIHGQGGICEDVFEAGVECSSKTMYPDWLSMSGEGYISSMYQKYGRVISPMGCRAFLSPWYERGGMEPADEDDKPVFVGRFNIGAVSLHLPMILAKSRSENQDFYEVLGFYLEMIRDLHRRTYDYLGEMRASTNPLGYCEGGFYGGNLKPGDKIRPLLKPMTASFGITALNELQELYNGKSIAEDGEFALEVLKHINDKVAEFKTADGILYAIYGTPAESLCGLQVEQFRRIYGIVHNVSDRPYVSNSFHCHVTEDLTPIEKQDKEGRFWEYCNGGKIQYVRYPVSYNRPAIRSLVRRAMKKGFYEGVNLSLAYCDDCGHEELEMDVCPVCGSGNLTKIDRMNGYLSYSRVHGDTRLNEAKMAEIAERKSM; the protein is encoded by the coding sequence ATGATTTGTATTATAAAAAAAGACGGAACGAAAGAGCCTTTCGATGCCGCTAAGATTGTTCGCGCGGTAAATAAATCTGCCCACCGGATTCTATATACATTCTCTCAGGAGGAGATTGATTTTATCTGTAAGTTTGCGACTGAGCATGCAAACTCTCTGGGAAAGAAGGATATTCTGATTGCGGATATGCATAACATCGTAGAAGGAGCACTGGAAAAGGTTAATCCATCCGTGGCCAAGAGCTACCGTGACTATCGAAATTACAAGGTAGACTTTATACATATGATGGATGAAGTCTATACCAAAAGTCAATCTATTCGTTACATTGGAGATAAGAGTAATGCCAACACAGACAGTGCGTTGGTGGCGACCAAACGAAGCCTGATTTTTAATGAATTGAATAAAGAACTGTATAGAAAATTTTTTATGAACAGGAATGAACTTCAGGCTTGTAAAGATGGATATATCTATATTCATGATCAGTCAGCCCGTCTGGATACCATGAATTGCTGCCTGTTTGACGTGGCAAATGTTTTACGTGGTGGGTTTGAGATGGGGAATGTCTGGTATAATGAACCCAAGACACTGGATACGGCCTTTGATGTCATGGGAGATATTATATTAAGCACCGCCGCCCAGCAGTACGGCGGATTTACAGTGCCTGAGGTGGATAAGATCCTGGCTCCTTATGCAAAGAGAAGCTACGATAAATATAGAAATGAATTTCTGAAATATTCGGATGAGTCCTGGTCCGGCAGGGAAGAGAAAGCCATTGAATATGCGATAGATAAGGTCAGAAGAGATTGTGATCAGGGATGGCAGGGAATTGAATACAAACTGAATACCGTAGGCTCTTCGCGCGGAGATTATCCATTTGTTACAGTAACTCTGGGACTCGGAACTGAGCCGTTCCAGAAGATGATTTCTGTTTCACTCTTGCAGGTACATCAAGGGGGACAGGGGAAAGAAGGACATAAGAAACCGGTACTGTTCCCTAAAATTGTATTCTTATATGACGAGGTAATTCACGGACAGGGTGGTATCTGTGAAGATGTTTTTGAAGCCGGCGTGGAGTGTTCTTCTAAGACGATGTATCCGGATTGGCTGTCCATGAGTGGAGAGGGATATATATCCAGCATGTATCAGAAATACGGACGGGTGATCAGTCCTATGGGCTGCCGTGCATTTTTAAGTCCCTGGTATGAGAGGGGTGGGATGGAACCAGCAGATGAAGATGACAAACCTGTTTTTGTCGGGAGGTTTAATATCGGAGCAGTATCACTTCATTTGCCAATGATTCTTGCTAAATCCAGGAGTGAGAATCAGGACTTCTACGAGGTACTGGGTTTTTATCTGGAGATGATACGGGATCTGCATCGCAGAACCTACGATTATCTGGGTGAAATGCGGGCATCTACCAATCCGCTGGGGTACTGTGAAGGTGGTTTCTACGGTGGAAACCTGAAGCCGGGAGATAAAATCAGGCCACTTCTGAAACCTATGACAGCGTCGTTCGGCATCACGGCACTCAATGAACTGCAGGAACTTTATAATGGAAAATCCATTGCAGAGGATGGGGAATTTGCCCTGGAAGTTCTTAAACATATTAATGACAAAGTGGCAGAGTTTAAAACTGCTGACGGAATTCTCTACGCTATCTATGGAACGCCTGCAGAGTCCTTATGCGGCTTGCAGGTAGAACAATTCCGCAGGATATATGGAATTGTACATAATGTCTCTGACCGCCCCTATGTCAGCAACAGTTTCCACTGTCATGTGACTGAAGACCTGACTCCTATTGAAAAGCAGGATAAGGAAGGACGCTTCTGGGAATATTGTAACGGTGGAAAAATCCAGTATGTCCGCTATCCAGTAAGTTATAATCGTCCGGCAATCCGCTCTTTGGTTCGAAGAGCTATGAAAAAGGGCTTTTATGAAGGAGTCAATCTATCGCTTGCCTACTGCGACGACTGCGGCCATGAGGAACTTGAGATGGATGTGTGCCCTGTCTGCGGTTCCGGTAATCTGACAAAAATAGACCGTATGAACGGTTATCTGTCCTACAGCCGCGTACATGGTGATACCCGGTTGAATGAAGCGAAGATGGCTGAGATAGCAGAGCGTAAATCAATGTAA
- a CDS encoding BMP family lipoprotein, translating to MHIYRNKKKRDIRVQNHTYFCEFCTRYFRYAIVAAGMGIMLLSGCGNKNKTEIALITDAQGMSEQTSEYSALAGVKKFAEKNNKTYDSFASEEKSTRGYEETISKALKSGAEVIICQGKELETAVYDMQKADLSVKFVLLDGVPHAADSEKEKLRGNTHAVLFSREQAGYLAGYSAVREGFTSLGFMGGEKENSTIQYGSGFVQGANEAAKEIGLGAEQITIRYRYLGTEITSPDVEQTAQSWYNEGCQVISSCEFSILNAIGKAAKQKDKQVITMDNSLKAFPGTVLTYVGNDYASVTYQILNSIKEKSYAGGEREIVGVDTNSVCLDMNKSSFQTFTADQYNQLCEELSNGKLEVSRENVTKDLKKYKIVNVTLNMENNT from the coding sequence ATGCATATATATAGAAATAAGAAAAAAAGGGACATACGAGTACAGAATCACACGTATTTCTGTGAGTTTTGTACTCGTTATTTTCGTTATGCGATCGTAGCGGCGGGAATGGGAATTATGCTGTTGTCAGGATGCGGAAATAAAAACAAAACAGAAATTGCACTGATTACAGATGCCCAGGGCATGAGTGAACAGACATCCGAATACTCTGCTCTTGCAGGTGTTAAAAAGTTTGCAGAAAAGAATAACAAAACATATGATTCTTTTGCTTCAGAGGAAAAGAGCACGAGGGGATATGAAGAAACTATCAGTAAAGCATTAAAGTCCGGCGCTGAGGTAATCATCTGTCAGGGAAAAGAGCTCGAGACAGCTGTCTACGATATGCAAAAAGCGGATTTAAGTGTCAAGTTTGTCCTCTTGGATGGTGTGCCCCATGCAGCAGACAGTGAAAAGGAGAAGCTAAGAGGCAATACCCATGCGGTATTGTTTTCCAGAGAACAGGCCGGCTATCTGGCGGGATATTCTGCAGTAAGGGAAGGCTTTACAAGTCTGGGATTTATGGGTGGAGAAAAGGAAAATTCCACTATACAGTATGGATCCGGATTTGTGCAGGGTGCCAATGAGGCGGCTAAAGAAATAGGCCTCGGCGCAGAGCAGATAACAATCCGATACAGATATCTGGGTACTGAAATCACCTCTCCGGATGTGGAACAAACTGCCCAAAGCTGGTACAATGAAGGGTGCCAGGTGATATCCAGCTGTGAGTTTTCCATATTAAATGCGATTGGCAAGGCAGCAAAACAAAAGGACAAACAGGTCATCACAATGGACAACAGCCTGAAAGCGTTTCCGGGGACTGTTCTGACATATGTGGGAAATGATTATGCTTCTGTTACATATCAGATACTAAACAGTATAAAAGAGAAATCGTATGCGGGTGGAGAAAGGGAGATCGTAGGTGTCGATACCAACAGCGTCTGCCTGGATATGAACAAATCATCCTTTCAAACGTTTACAGCAGATCAATATAATCAGCTTTGTGAAGAATTGAGCAATGGAAAACTGGAAGTGAGCAGGGAAAATGTTACTAAAGATTTAAAAAAATATAAGATAGTAAATGTGACCCTGAATATGGAAAATAACACATGA